CCTCTCCGTACAATACACGAAACACATAATACGAAACAGATTATAAGTTTAATGGACCGTGTTATTAAGTATTGTGGATCGTGTTGTGTGTTTCGTGTATCATGATTTTCACGATTTTCCTTTGACATTTTAAACAGAATGTAATAAACTATATTAATAACAAGGGGATAAAAGCAGGAGGCCTTAAACATTAAAAATATCAGCTATGTTCAAAAAGCATGACGACAATCAAATTCCCAGTAATTTGGAGGAGACCCAAACAATTATTGGTCCAGGCGTTGGGGTTAAAGGAGATTTTGAAGGCGAGGGTGATGTGATTGTTGAGGGCAAATTAGAAGGCAGTTTAAAAACAAAAAATAATTTAAGGATCGGTCCTGGCGCTAAAGTGAGTGCCGATCTGGAAGCAGACAATGTTTATATTGCCGGGAAAGTGCAGGGCAATATTAAAGCAGAAAACGAGGTAGAACTAGCAGAAAGCGCAAGGATTGACGGCAATATCACTACCCACAGTCTACTTGTGGGAAGAGGCGCCAGCTTTAATGGCCAGTGCTCGATGGTTGAAGATGCCGGGTCTGGAATTAATAACGATAAAAAAAAGAAAGAAAAGAAAAAAACAAAAGAAGAAATGAATGATGATGAAATTCAAAAAATTGAAGTTGCTGAAACAGAATAAACTTTTAACTTTAGATTTTACCTGTCCGCCGAAGCCTTGGCGTAGGCGGAGACTTTAGACTTAATTCAATCACCCATGTTTTTTTATTTATACGATTCCTTCTTGGCTGACAAAAAATACGAAAAAATACTTCATCAAGTTGAAGCTCGGACTACTGATTTGGGTGTTAACGGCAGGATAGGCAAACTCAATCCTTTAAATAACATCCGCGAGTTAACCGAAGACGCTATTAAGTGGGGCGCGAAAACCGTGGTGGCAGTGGGTAACGACAAAACCATCAGCCAGTTAGTAGATATTATCCCCCGCTATCCTAGCGTAACCTTAGGGGTCATCCCAATCGGCCCAGAAAATAACATTGCTAAACTGCTTGGTATCCCCTCTAGCGAACTGGCTTGCGATGTTTTGTCTAACCGGCTGATTGATATTTTGGATTTAGGAAAAATCAATGGCCAATACTTCTTAACCTCTATTCATGCAGATGCCAAGAAGGTGGTCCTGGAATGCGACGGGCATTATAAAATCTTGCCTCAACCGGCAGCAAAACAAATTAATATTTGCAATCTTGGCTGCTTTTTTAAACAAAAAATAAACCCTAAAGACGGGATACTGCAAACCATCGTCGCCAGCTCGCCTTCTGGATTCCGCTCTTTTTTTAAAAAACCTGAACTCTTGGCTGATAGTTTATTTGTAGCCAAGAGTATCCAAATAACCAGCCTGCCCAATGAGGCCGATGAAAACGCCGAACGCGAAGCTTCGTTGGTGATTGATGATTATAAAACAATAAAAACCCCGGCAACGATTGAAGTGGCGCCTCAAAAATTGAAAGTGATTGTGGGGAAGGAGAGGATGTTTTGAGTGTTGATTTTTACTCGAGGGTTAGGTTTTAATTATTGGTGTATGGTTATTGTTTGACTCAAATCGGCTCGAATATTTCTCTAATATCTCAAATAAGAAATTAGGAATCTTTGGAAATAAAAAACTGTCCCAGTTTGAGCGGGACGGTTTTTTGATTTTATCTCCTAAAGTGGGGCAAGAAAGGAGAGAGATTTTTCTTGTACATAATTTGCAAGCAACTTACGCATAAGAATCTTGCCCCGCTACAGAAGATAAAATTTCTTTTCTAAGCTAATCTTATCATAATATTA
This genomic window from Patescibacteria group bacterium contains:
- a CDS encoding polymer-forming cytoskeletal protein, encoding MFKKHDDNQIPSNLEETQTIIGPGVGVKGDFEGEGDVIVEGKLEGSLKTKNNLRIGPGAKVSADLEADNVYIAGKVQGNIKAENEVELAESARIDGNITTHSLLVGRGASFNGQCSMVEDAGSGINNDKKKKEKKKTKEEMNDDEIQKIEVAETE